In Bacteroidota bacterium, a genomic segment contains:
- a CDS encoding DUF58 domain-containing protein produces METAELLKKVRKIEIKSRGLTNQIFSGQYHSAFKGRGMAFSEVREYQFGDDIRSIDWNVTARFNHPYIKIFEEERELTVMLLIDVSGSNSFGTNAQLKRDLVTEIAAVLAFSAIQNNDKVGVIFFSDKIEKFIPPKKGRSHILRIIRELLRFEPESHETSISEGLKYLTNAIKKRCTAFLVSDFMDDKFSDAIKIAARKHDLIGIRINDRREMKMPDVGLIRVRDLESGKQYWADTSSRDFRESYYYAWSKRERMLNDVFIKCGIDVASVSTGEDYIKAITRIFKKRGARF; encoded by the coding sequence GTGGAAACGGCTGAACTGCTAAAGAAAGTACGTAAGATAGAGATTAAGTCGCGTGGACTCACCAACCAGATATTTTCGGGGCAGTACCATAGCGCTTTTAAAGGGCGCGGTATGGCTTTTAGCGAAGTACGCGAATACCAGTTCGGTGACGATATCCGCTCAATAGACTGGAATGTTACTGCTCGTTTCAATCACCCCTACATTAAAATATTTGAAGAAGAGCGCGAACTTACCGTGATGCTGCTTATTGATGTGAGTGGTAGCAATTCTTTCGGTACAAACGCGCAACTCAAACGTGACCTTGTTACCGAAATAGCAGCTGTACTTGCTTTTTCGGCTATTCAAAATAATGATAAGGTAGGTGTGATATTCTTCAGTGATAAAATTGAAAAGTTCATCCCGCCTAAAAAAGGGCGTTCACACATACTCAGAATTATCAGAGAATTACTGAGGTTTGAACCTGAAAGTCACGAAACATCGATTTCTGAAGGATTGAAATACCTTACGAATGCCATTAAAAAGCGATGTACTGCTTTTCTTGTTTCTGACTTTATGGACGATAAATTCAGCGATGCAATCAAAATTGCGGCACGCAAACATGATTTAATTGGCATCCGCATTAACGATCGCCGCGAAATGAAAATGCCTGACGTCGGGCTGATTCGCGTTCGCGACCTCGAATCAGGAAAGCAATACTGGGCAGATACATCTTCGCGCGATTTCCGCGAAAGCTATTATTATGCCTGGTCAAAACGAGAGCGTATGCTTAATGATGTGTTTATCAAATGCGGAATTGACGTGGCATCGGTGAGTACCGGAGAAGATTATATCAAAGCAATAACGAGGATTTTCAAAAAAAGAGGCGCACGTTTTTAA
- a CDS encoding AAA family ATPase: MQEVIDIRELNDRIQRESAFVDIITAEMGKVIVGQKHMVERLLIGLLSNGHILLEGVPGLAKTLAIKTLAGIIDAKFNRIQFTPDLLPADLVGTMIYSQKNEEFTVRKGPIFANFILADEINRSPAKVQSALLEAMQEKQVTIGDRTYPLDEPFLVLATQNPIEQEGTYPLPEAQVDRFMLKVIISYPSKEEEKLIMRQNVTAKNTATNVAIKPADILNARNIVREVYVDEKIENYITDIVFASRYPEKYNLKKFQGLINYGASPRASIYMAMAAKAYAFIKRKGYVYPEDVRAVCHDVLRHRIGLTYEAEAENITTEDIINEILNTVEVP; the protein is encoded by the coding sequence ATGCAAGAAGTAATTGATATCCGCGAATTGAACGACAGAATACAAAGGGAAAGCGCCTTTGTAGATATTATCACAGCGGAAATGGGTAAAGTCATTGTGGGACAAAAACACATGGTAGAGCGACTGCTCATCGGGCTGCTGTCCAATGGTCACATTTTGCTTGAAGGGGTGCCCGGACTTGCAAAAACACTGGCCATAAAAACACTCGCAGGCATTATAGATGCGAAGTTCAACAGGATACAGTTTACTCCTGATTTGCTGCCTGCCGACCTTGTCGGGACAATGATTTACAGCCAAAAAAATGAAGAATTCACGGTGCGCAAAGGACCCATCTTCGCTAACTTTATTCTCGCCGACGAAATAAACCGCTCTCCGGCAAAAGTGCAGAGCGCCCTGCTCGAGGCTATGCAGGAAAAACAAGTCACCATTGGTGATCGTACCTACCCGCTCGACGAGCCTTTTCTGGTACTTGCTACGCAAAATCCCATTGAACAGGAAGGAACCTATCCGCTGCCCGAAGCACAGGTTGACCGGTTTATGCTCAAAGTCATCATTTCATATCCTTCTAAGGAAGAAGAGAAATTGATTATGCGGCAGAATGTGACAGCAAAAAATACTGCAACCAATGTAGCCATAAAACCCGCTGATATCCTTAATGCCAGAAATATTGTCCGTGAAGTGTATGTGGATGAAAAGATAGAAAATTATATTACGGATATTGTGTTCGCATCGCGTTATCCTGAAAAATATAACCTTAAGAAATTTCAGGGATTGATTAATTACGGTGCATCTCCACGTGCAAGCATCTACATGGCTATGGCCGCCAAAGCATACGCATTCATAAAAAGAAAAGGATACGTTTATCCCGAAGATGTTCGTGCAGTGTGCCACGATGTTCTGCGCCACCGCATCGGTCTCACCTACGAAGCCGAAGCAGAGAACATCACTACTGAGGATATTATCAACGAAATTCTGAATACCGTTGAAGTACCTTAG